Genomic segment of Leptospira kanakyensis:
ACTTGGTATGACACCACTACATATCGCTAGTTCAAAAGGGTATACTGATTGTCTAAAGATTTTGTTAGATGCTGGTGCTTTGCCTAACGAAACAGATAACAAGGGTAAACTGCCAATACACTATGCAGTATCCGGCAGCTCTGCTAATATCAATCCATTGAAACTCTTATTAAAACGTGGTTCTTTAATTGATCCAAAGGATCGTAATGGAGCGACACCTTTAATTCATGCGATTCGAAAGAAAAATTACCAATTCGCCAAGTATTTGATAACGAACCGAGCAAATATTGACGTTGTGGACAAAGAAGGATTCAGTTTATTACACACACTAGCACTAAATGGCAATGTGGAATTAATGAAAATATTACTGGAATTAGGTGCGAACCCAAACAAACTAACCGAGCAGGGAAACGTTACTCCGCTTCATTTTGCGGCGATGAATGGACATTTAGAATCTGTACAATACCTTCTTAACAAAGGAGCAAATCCAGACACTCAAGATGATACTGGTTACACGGCCTTGCACTATGCTGTCATGGAAGGGGATCAGGAAATAGTCACAGCACTCCTGCGTAAAAAAGCGAATCCTAATCTCAGAGCGATTGATGGTTTCCCTCCTCTATTTGTTGCTGCACAAGTAGGTCATGCCAACATTGCTCGGCTATTATTGGAAAATCATGCTGACCCGAATCTACTGGGAAACGACAAAAGAGCCCCAATCCATAAAGCATGTTATGAGGGTCATCTAGAGGTTGTAAAAGTATTGTTAGAATTCAAGGCCGATAAAGAAATTCGGTCTAAACTCGGTTGGACTCCGCTTATCTCTGCATCAAGTGAAGGTCATTTAAAATTGGTTCAATTGCTTATCGATCACAAAGTCAACGTAAATGCCATCACGGAGCATAAGACAACCGCCCTCTACGCAGCAGCGGCGGAAGGTCATAAAGATGTTGTAGAGGCCTTATTGAATGCTGGTGCCGTAACCAATTTACCTGATACGGTTTCACCCATAGATGTTGCAAAATTATATGGCCACCATCAGATTGCGGA
This window contains:
- a CDS encoding ankyrin repeat domain-containing protein, with translation MNFLNFNLRINCFLPFFSHSLSHFQNCLQILGIYFRKYRRPPSNKLTFVCLLSIILNCVSAEIPKPKLDLTKVVKAGDWTATQDFLEINRDSVNSINDSGGRAIHEAAFLGDAKQTKLLIKFKADVNAKDKLGMTPLHIASSKGYTDCLKILLDAGALPNETDNKGKLPIHYAVSGSSANINPLKLLLKRGSLIDPKDRNGATPLIHAIRKKNYQFAKYLITNRANIDVVDKEGFSLLHTLALNGNVELMKILLELGANPNKLTEQGNVTPLHFAAMNGHLESVQYLLNKGANPDTQDDTGYTALHYAVMEGDQEIVTALLRKKANPNLRAIDGFPPLFVAAQVGHANIARLLLENHADPNLLGNDKRAPIHKACYEGHLEVVKVLLEFKADKEIRSKLGWTPLISASSEGHLKLVQLLIDHKVNVNAITEHKTTALYAAAAEGHKDVVEALLNAGAVTNLPDTVSPIDVAKLYGHHQIADLIRNRGK